One part of the Streptomyces sp. NBC_00286 genome encodes these proteins:
- a CDS encoding chitosanase, producing MKRAGCLLFAAVPVLVTATVYFFTPDTESDGSEGRPSASQSSGRAAEDAVIADLPPGLAAPEKKELANKLVTSAENSTLKWREQYGYIEDIGDGQGYTAGIVGFCTGTHDLLVLVERYTKAHPDNGLARYLPALRKVDGTDSHEGLDPGFTAAWKKEAEVRAFQEAQNAERDRVYFEPAVRLAKLDGLGTLGQFIYYDAMVMHGPGTGATGFYGLRERAVSEADTPAQGGKEKPYLDIFLDIRRDAMKSRKHHRDTSRIDTAQRRFLYDGNLDLDTPLEWSMYGETFRVPK from the coding sequence ATGAAGCGTGCTGGTTGTCTGTTGTTCGCTGCCGTGCCCGTCCTTGTGACGGCTACGGTCTACTTCTTCACGCCCGACACGGAGTCGGACGGCTCCGAGGGACGGCCGTCGGCTTCGCAGTCGAGCGGGCGGGCGGCCGAGGACGCGGTGATCGCGGATCTGCCGCCCGGGCTTGCCGCGCCGGAGAAGAAGGAGCTCGCCAACAAGCTTGTGACCAGCGCGGAGAACTCCACGCTGAAGTGGCGTGAGCAGTACGGCTATATCGAGGACATCGGCGACGGTCAGGGCTACACCGCGGGCATCGTCGGCTTCTGTACGGGTACGCACGATCTCCTCGTCCTCGTGGAGCGCTATACGAAGGCCCACCCGGACAACGGGCTCGCGCGTTATCTGCCCGCTCTGCGCAAGGTGGACGGTACGGACTCCCACGAGGGCCTGGACCCCGGCTTCACCGCGGCCTGGAAGAAGGAGGCGGAGGTGAGGGCCTTCCAGGAGGCCCAGAACGCCGAGCGCGACCGTGTCTACTTCGAGCCCGCGGTGCGCCTCGCCAAGCTCGACGGTCTCGGTACGCTCGGTCAGTTCATCTACTACGACGCCATGGTCATGCACGGTCCCGGCACCGGTGCGACCGGCTTCTACGGGCTGCGGGAGCGGGCCGTCTCCGAGGCGGACACGCCTGCGCAGGGCGGCAAGGAGAAGCCGTACCTCGACATCTTCCTGGACATCCGTCGCGACGCGATGAAGTCGCGGAAGCACCACCGCGACACGAGCCGAATCGATACGGCACAGCGGCGTTTCCTGTACGACGGGAATCTTGACCTCGACACTCCGCTGGAGTGGTCGATGTACGGAGAAACGTTCCGGGTGCCGAAGTAG
- a CDS encoding vWA domain-containing protein — protein sequence MAGISLRKVEETAPALVSLYKSAGASLAERGLSGQRAAVYLVVDYSGSMKPYYKDGSVQALADRVLGLSAHFDDDGTVPVVFFSTDIDAVTDIALDNHQGRIEQIVAGLGHMGKTSYHLAMDAVIDHYLDSGSKDPALVVFQTDGGPINKLAAERYLCKAAKLPLFWQFIGFGDATSKQFDFLRKLDELAVPGKRIVDNAGFFHAGSDPRRVSDRELYDRLVAEFPQWLSAARAQGIVH from the coding sequence GTGGCCGGGATCAGCCTCAGAAAGGTGGAGGAGACGGCGCCCGCGCTGGTCTCCCTCTACAAGAGCGCGGGAGCGAGCCTCGCCGAGCGGGGGCTGAGCGGACAGCGGGCCGCCGTCTATCTCGTCGTCGACTACTCGGGCTCGATGAAGCCGTACTACAAGGACGGCAGCGTACAGGCGCTCGCCGACCGGGTGCTGGGCCTCTCGGCGCACTTCGACGACGACGGGACCGTACCCGTGGTGTTCTTCTCCACGGACATCGACGCGGTGACGGACATCGCGCTCGACAATCATCAGGGTCGTATCGAACAGATCGTCGCGGGCCTCGGCCACATGGGCAAGACCAGCTACCACCTGGCCATGGACGCGGTCATCGACCACTACCTGGACAGCGGCTCCAAGGACCCGGCCCTGGTCGTCTTCCAGACCGACGGCGGCCCGATCAACAAACTCGCCGCCGAGCGGTACCTGTGCAAGGCCGCGAAACTCCCCCTCTTCTGGCAGTTCATCGGCTTCGGCGACGCGACGAGCAAGCAGTTCGACTTCCTCCGCAAGCTCGACGAACTCGCGGTGCCGGGCAAGCGGATCGTCGACAACGCCGGTTTCTTCCACGCCGGTTCGGACCCGCGACGAGTCTCCGACCGCGAGTTGTACGACCGTCTGGTGGCCGAGTTCCCGCAGTGGCTGTCGGCGGCCCGGGCGCAGGGCATCGTCCACTGA
- the qcrB gene encoding cytochrome bc1 complex cytochrome b subunit: MGARSADRHGSGGRPVQTGKGERLADWADGRLGVYGLAKAQMRKVFPDHPSFMLGEICLYTFLILILTGVYLTLFFEPSSAETVYHGSYEPLNGIIMTRAYESTLDISFDVRGGLLIRQIHHWAAVVFVAGMLIHMMRVFFTGAFRKPRELNWLFGWTLLFLGIITGLTGYSLPDDLLSGTGLRFAQGAILSVPVVGTYLSFFLFGGEFPGDDIIARLYPIHILLLPGIMLGLVVAHLILVFYHKHTQFPGPGRDQKSVVGMPFLPVYMAKAGGFFFLVFGVLSVMGAIATINPVWAIGPYRPDLVGTGAQPDWYLGFSEGLIRVMPAWEINAFGHTLALGVFIPFSLFPLIMLAIGVYPFIEAWITGDKREHHILDRPRNVPTRTGLGVAWLSLYGVLLIGGGNDIVATRFHLSINVITWSVRIGFFVVPVLAFLITRRICLGLQRRDRDKVLHGRESGTIKRLPNGEFVEVHEPLSQAQRYTLTQHEHAPPYEVGPTVDANGVVRKVRPTERLRARLARVMYGPNTHVPKPTPEEYRELTSGDHHH, translated from the coding sequence ATGGGCGCGCGATCGGCGGACCGGCACGGCAGCGGCGGGCGGCCGGTGCAGACGGGCAAGGGCGAGCGGCTGGCGGACTGGGCCGACGGACGGCTCGGGGTCTACGGCCTTGCCAAGGCCCAGATGCGCAAGGTGTTCCCGGACCACCCGTCCTTCATGCTGGGTGAGATCTGCCTCTACACCTTCCTCATCCTGATCCTCACGGGCGTCTACCTCACCCTGTTCTTCGAGCCGAGCAGCGCCGAGACCGTCTACCACGGTTCGTACGAGCCCCTGAACGGCATCATCATGACCAGGGCGTACGAGTCCACGCTCGACATCAGCTTCGACGTACGCGGCGGACTCCTCATCCGGCAGATCCACCACTGGGCGGCGGTCGTGTTCGTCGCCGGGATGCTCATCCACATGATGCGGGTGTTCTTCACCGGGGCGTTCCGCAAGCCGCGCGAGCTGAACTGGCTGTTCGGCTGGACGCTGCTGTTCCTCGGCATCATCACCGGGCTGACCGGCTACTCGCTCCCCGACGATCTGCTCTCCGGCACGGGCCTGCGCTTCGCCCAGGGTGCGATCCTGTCGGTGCCGGTCGTGGGAACGTATCTCTCCTTCTTCCTCTTCGGCGGAGAGTTCCCGGGGGACGACATCATCGCCCGGCTGTACCCGATCCACATTCTGCTGCTGCCGGGGATCATGCTCGGCCTGGTGGTCGCCCATCTGATCCTGGTCTTCTACCACAAGCACACGCAGTTCCCCGGGCCCGGACGCGACCAGAAGTCCGTGGTCGGGATGCCGTTCCTGCCGGTCTATATGGCCAAGGCGGGCGGCTTCTTCTTCCTGGTCTTCGGTGTGCTGTCGGTGATGGGCGCGATCGCGACCATCAACCCCGTCTGGGCCATCGGCCCCTACCGCCCCGACCTGGTCGGCACGGGCGCCCAGCCCGACTGGTACCTCGGCTTCTCCGAGGGGCTGATCCGGGTGATGCCGGCATGGGAGATCAACGCCTTCGGCCACACCCTGGCGCTCGGCGTCTTCATCCCCTTCTCCCTCTTCCCGCTGATCATGCTCGCGATCGGCGTCTATCCGTTCATCGAAGCCTGGATCACCGGCGACAAACGCGAGCACCACATCCTGGACCGCCCGCGCAACGTCCCCACGCGCACCGGCCTCGGCGTCGCCTGGCTGAGTCTGTACGGGGTGCTGCTGATCGGCGGCGGCAACGACATCGTGGCCACGCGCTTCCATTTGTCGATCAACGTGATCACATGGTCCGTGCGGATCGGCTTCTTCGTGGTGCCCGTCCTCGCCTTCCTCATCACCAGACGGATCTGCCTCGGGCTGCAACGCCGCGACCGGGACAAAGTGCTGCACGGCAGGGAGTCCGGCACCATCAAACGACTGCCGAACGGCGAGTTCGTCGAAGTGCACGAACCGCTCTCGCAGGCCCAGCGCTACACCCTCACCCAGCACGAGCACGCCCCGCCGTACGAGGTGGGCCCGACTGTCGACGCCAACGGTGTCGTCCGGAAGGTCAGACCCACCGAGCGGCTGCGCGCCCGGCTCGCCCGCGTCATGTACGGGCCGAACACGCACGTCCCCAAACCGACCCCCGAGGAGTACCGGGAACTCACGAGCGGCGACCACCACCACTGA
- a CDS encoding acyl-CoA dehydrogenase family protein: protein MRFLLDDEQQAFARSLDAMLTAADTPSVIRSWSAGDPTAGRALWRRIADAGVFALAVPEAYEGVGPLPVELAVAFVELGRHAVPGPLVETVAAAVLLNELEAAKRLLPALASGEVIATVAPEGSYALDGDMATVLLAVGAKELRLAPGHGPVRMSLDPARRLTRLDPGGELLARNPPLPRALTWARLATAAQALGVGLALLDTTVAYVKQRHQFGVPIGSFQAVKHQLADAKIALEFACPLVFGAALSMDPADVAAAKVTACEAAYATARTALQLHGAIGYTAEYDLSLWLTKARALRTAWGSPGECRAMVLGGGISGGGRRS, encoded by the coding sequence ATGCGCTTCCTCCTCGACGACGAGCAGCAGGCCTTCGCCCGCTCGCTGGACGCGATGCTGACGGCCGCGGACACGCCGTCGGTCATACGGTCCTGGAGCGCCGGGGACCCCACGGCCGGGCGCGCGCTGTGGCGTCGTATCGCCGACGCGGGGGTCTTCGCGCTGGCGGTTCCCGAGGCGTACGAGGGAGTGGGGCCGCTACCCGTCGAACTGGCCGTGGCCTTCGTGGAGTTGGGGCGGCATGCGGTGCCGGGGCCCCTGGTGGAGACGGTCGCGGCGGCCGTGCTGCTCAACGAACTGGAGGCCGCCAAGCGGCTGCTCCCAGCCCTGGCGTCCGGCGAGGTGATCGCGACGGTGGCGCCGGAGGGTTCGTACGCCCTGGACGGTGACATGGCCACGGTCCTCCTCGCGGTCGGCGCCAAGGAACTGCGACTGGCCCCCGGACACGGCCCGGTGCGTATGTCCCTGGACCCGGCCCGCCGCCTCACGCGCCTCGACCCCGGCGGTGAACTCCTCGCCAGGAACCCGCCCCTCCCCCGGGCCCTCACCTGGGCCCGGCTCGCCACCGCCGCCCAGGCGTTGGGGGTGGGACTCGCGCTCCTCGACACGACGGTCGCGTACGTCAAGCAGCGCCACCAGTTCGGCGTGCCCATCGGCTCGTTTCAGGCGGTCAAGCATCAACTGGCCGATGCGAAGATCGCGTTGGAGTTCGCGTGCCCGCTCGTCTTCGGCGCCGCGCTGTCCATGGACCCGGCGGACGTCGCCGCGGCCAAGGTCACGGCGTGTGAGGCGGCGTACGCGACGGCGCGCACGGCGCTGCAACTGCATGGCGCGATCGGCTACACCGCGGAGTACGACCTGTCCCTGTGGCTGACCAAGGCCCGCGCCCTGCGGACCGCCTGGGGCAGTCCTGGCGAGTGCCGGGCCATGGTGCTCGGCGGCGGGATCAGTGGTGGTGGTCGCCGCTCGTGA
- a CDS encoding acyl-CoA dehydrogenase family protein, producing the protein MDLDHSPADEAFRAEARAWLAAHVPPAPLPSLETEEGFAAHRAWEAELAADRWSVVSWPAEYGGRSVGLLKWLIFEEEYYAAGAPGRVSQNGISLLAPTLFDHGTEEQRARILPPMASGEVIWAQAWSEPEAGSDLASLRSRAVRTDGGWLLSGQKTWSSRAAFADRAFGLFRSEPDTPKPHQGLTYVMFDLRAPGVTVRPIGRLDGKPAFAELFLDEVFVPDEDVIGEPGQGWRVAMSTAGNERGLTLRSPGRFLAAADRLIDLWHTHGDSTDTALRDRVADAMIGARAYQLFTYAHASRFLQGEPLGPESSLNKVFWSEYDIALHETALDLLGPEGELADTDWSEGYVFSLAGPVYAGTNEIQRDIIAERLLGLPKGRR; encoded by the coding sequence GTGGACCTGGACCACTCCCCCGCCGACGAGGCGTTCCGCGCCGAGGCCAGGGCCTGGCTCGCCGCGCATGTACCGCCCGCGCCCCTCCCCTCCCTGGAGACCGAGGAGGGCTTCGCGGCGCACCGCGCGTGGGAGGCCGAACTGGCCGCGGACCGCTGGTCGGTGGTGTCCTGGCCGGCCGAGTACGGTGGGCGGAGCGTCGGCCTCCTCAAGTGGCTGATCTTCGAGGAGGAGTACTACGCGGCGGGCGCCCCCGGCCGCGTCAGCCAGAACGGCATCAGCCTCCTCGCCCCCACCCTCTTCGACCACGGCACCGAGGAGCAGCGCGCCCGGATCCTGCCGCCCATGGCGTCCGGCGAGGTGATCTGGGCGCAGGCGTGGTCCGAGCCCGAGGCCGGTTCGGACCTGGCCTCGCTCAGGTCGAGGGCGGTGCGCACGGACGGTGGCTGGCTGTTGAGCGGGCAGAAGACGTGGTCGTCGCGGGCCGCGTTCGCCGACCGCGCGTTCGGCCTGTTCCGCAGTGAGCCCGACACCCCGAAGCCCCACCAGGGGCTCACCTATGTGATGTTCGACCTGCGCGCGCCGGGCGTCACCGTCCGCCCCATAGGCCGCCTCGACGGAAAGCCGGCCTTCGCGGAGCTCTTCCTGGACGAGGTCTTCGTGCCGGACGAGGACGTGATCGGCGAGCCCGGCCAGGGCTGGCGGGTCGCCATGTCGACAGCGGGCAACGAACGCGGACTGACCCTCCGCTCCCCCGGCCGTTTCCTGGCCGCCGCCGACCGGCTCATCGACCTGTGGCACACCCACGGCGACTCCACCGACACGGCCCTGCGCGACCGCGTGGCCGACGCGATGATCGGCGCCCGTGCGTACCAGCTCTTCACCTACGCCCATGCCTCCCGCTTCCTCCAGGGCGAGCCCCTGGGTCCCGAGTCCAGCCTGAACAAGGTCTTCTGGTCCGAGTACGACATCGCCCTGCACGAGACGGCGCTCGATCTGCTGGGCCCGGAGGGCGAGCTGGCGGATACCGACTGGAGCGAGGGCTACGTCTTCTCGCTCGCCGGTCCCGTCTACGCCGGTACCAACGAGATCCAGCGCGACATCATCGCCGAGCGCCTGCTCGGCCTGCCGAAGGGACGCCGCTGA